Genomic DNA from Mauremys mutica isolate MM-2020 ecotype Southern chromosome 13, ASM2049712v1, whole genome shotgun sequence:
NNNNNNNNNNNNNNNNNNNNNNNNNNNNNNNNNNNNNNNNNNNNNNNNNNNNNNNNNNNNNNNNNNNNNNNNNNNNNNNNNNNNNNNNNNNNNNNNNNNNNNNNNNNNNNNNNNNNNNNNNNNNNNNNNNNNNNNNNNNNNNNNNNNNNNNNNNNNNNNNNNNNNNNNNNNNNNNNNNNNNNNNNNNNNNNNNNNNNNNNNNNNNNNNNNNNNNNNNNNNNNNNNNNNNNNNNNNNNNNNNNNNNNNNNNNNNNNNNNNNNNNNNNNNNNNNNNNNNNNNNNNNNNNNNNNNNNNNNNNNNNNNNNNNNNNNNNNNNNNNNNNNNNNNNNNNNNNNNNNNNNNNNNNNNNNNNNNNNNNNNNNNNNNNNNNNNNNNNNNNNNNNNNNNNNNNNNNNNNNNNNNNNNNNNNNNNNNNNNNNNNNNNNNNNNNNNNNNNNNNNNNNNNNNNNNNNNNNNNNNNNNNNNNNNNNNNNNNNNNNNNNNNNNNNNNNNNNNNNNNNNNNNNNNNNNNNNNNNNNNNNNNNNNNNNNNNNNNNNNNNNNNNNNNNNNNNNNNNNNNNNNNNNNNNNNNNNNNNNNNNNNNNNNNNNNNNNNNNNNNNNNNNNNNNNNNNNNNNNNNNNNNNNNNNNNNNNNNNNNNNNNNNNNNNNNNNNNNNNNNNNNNNNNNNNNNNNNNNNNNNNNNNNNNNNNNNNNNNNNNNNNNNNNNNNNNNNNNNNNNNNNNNNNNNNNNNNNNNNNNNNNNNNNNNNNNNNNNNNNNNNNNNNNNNNNNNNNNNNNNNNNNNNNNNNNNNNNNNNNNNNNNNNNNNNNNNNNNNNNNNNNNNNNNNNNNNNNNNNNNNNNNNNNNNNNNNNNNNNNNNNNNNNNNNNNNNNNNNNNNNNNNNNNNNNNNNNNNNNNNNNNNNNNNNNNNNNNNNNNNNNNNNNNNNNNNNNNNNNNNNNNNNNNNNNNNNNNNNNNNNNNNNNNNNNNNNNNNNNNNNNNNNNNNNNNNNNNNNNNNNNNNNNNNNNNNNNNNNNNNNNNNNNNNNNNNNNNNNNNNNNNNNNNNNNNNNNNNNNNNNNNNNNNNNNNNNNNNNNNNNNNNNNNNNNNNNNNNNNNNNNNNNNNNNNNNNNNNNNNNNNNNNNNNNNNNNNNNNNNNNNNNNNNNNNNNNNNNNNNNNNNNNNNNNNNNNNNNNNNNNNNNNNNNNNNNNNNNNNNNNNNNNNNNNNNNNNNNNNNNNNNNNNNNNNNNNNNNNNNNNNNNNNNNNNNNNNNNNNNNNNNNNNNNNNNNNNNNNNNNNNNNNNNNNNNNNNNNNNNNNNNNNNNNNNNNNNNNNNNNNNNNNNNNNNNNNNNNNNNNNNNNNNNNNNNNNNNNNNNNNNNNNNNNNNNNNNNNNNNNNNNNNNNNNNNNNNNNNNNNNNNNNNNNNNNNNNNNNNNNNNNNNNNNNNNNNNNNNNNNNNNNNNNNNNNNNNNNNNNNNNNNNNNNNNNNNNNNNNNNNNNNNNNNNNNNNNNNNNNNNNNNNNNNNNNNNNNNNNNNNNNNNNNNNNNNNNNNNNNNNNNNNNNNNNNNNNNNNNNNNNNNNNNNNNNNNNNNNNNNNNNNNNNNNNNNNNNNNNNNNNNNNNNNNNNNNNNNNNNNNNNNNNNNNNNNNNNNNNNNNNNNNNNNNNNNNNNNNNNNNNNNNNNNNNNNNNNNNNNNNNNNNNNNNNNNNNNNNNNNNNNNNNNNNNNNNNNNNNNNNNNNNNNNNNNNNNNNNNNNNNNNNNNNNNNNNNNNNNNNNNNNNNNNNNNNNNNNNNNNNNNNNNNNNNNNNNNNNNNNNNNNNNNNNNNNNNNNNNNNNNNNNNNNNNNNNNNNNNNNNNNNNNNNNNNNNNNNNNNNNNNNNNNNNNNNNNNNNNNNNNNNNNNNNNNNNNNNNNNNNNNNNNNNNNNNNNNNNNNNNNNNNNNNNNNNNNNNNNNNNNNNNNNNNNNNNNNNNNNNNNNNNNNNNNNNNNNNNNNNNNNNNNNNNNNNNNNNNNNNNNNNNNNNNNNNNNNNNNNNNNNNNNNNNNNNNNNNNNNNNNNNNNNNNNNNNNNNNNNNNNNNNNNNNNNNNNNNNNNNNNNNNNNNNNNNNNNNNNNNNNNNNNNNNNNNNNNNNNNNNNNNNNNNNNNNNNNNNNNNNNNNNNNNNNNNNNNNNNNNNNNNNNNNNNNNNNNNNNNNNNNNNNNNNNNNNNNNNNNNNNNNNNNNNNNNNNNNNNNNNNNNNNNNNNNNNNNNNNNNNNNNNNNNNNNNNNNNNNNNNNNNNNNNNNNNNNNNNNNNNNNNNNNNNNNNNNNNNNNNNNNNNNNNNNNNNNNNNNNNNNNNNNNNNNNNNNNNNNNNNNNNNNNNNNNNNNNNNNNNNNNNNNNNNNNNNNNNNNNNNNNNNNNNNNNNNNNNNNNNNNNNNNNNNNNNNNNNNNNNNNNNNNNNNNNNNNNNNNNNNNNNNNNNNNNNNNNNNNNNNNNNNNNNNNNNNNNNNNNNNNNNNNNNNNNNNNNNNNNNNNNNNNNNNNNNNNNNNNNNNNNNNNNNNNNNNNNNNNNNNNNNNNNNNNNNNNNNNNNNNNNNNNNNNNNNNNNNNNNNNNNNNNNNNNNNNNNNNNNNNNNNNNNNNNNNNNNNNNNNNNNNNNNNNNNNNNNNNNNNNNNNNNNNNNNNNNNNNNNNNNNNNNNNNNNNNNNNNNNNNNNNNNNNNNNNNNNNNNNNNNNNNNNNNNNNNNNNNNNNNNNNNNNNNNNNNNNNNNNNNNNNNNNNNNNNNNNNNNNNNNNNNNNNNNNNNNNNNNNNNNNNNNNNNNNNNNNNNNNNNNNNNNNNNNNNNNNNNNNNNNNNNNNNNNNNNNNNNNNNNNNNNNNNNNNNNNNNNNNNNNNNNNNNNNNNNNNNNNNNNNNNNNNNNNNNNNNNNNNNNNNNNNNNNNNNNNNNNNNNNNNNNNNNNNNNNNNNNNNNNNNNNNNNNNNNNNNNNNNNNNNNNNNNNNNNNNNNNNNNNNNNNNNNNNNNNNNNNNNNNNNNNNNNNNNNNNNNNNNNNNNNNNNNNNNNNNNNNNNNNNNNNNNNNNNNNNNNNNNNNNNNNNNNNNNNNNNNNNNNNNNNNNNNNNNNNNNNNNNNNNNNNNNNNNNNNNNNNNNNNNNNNNNNNNNNNNNNNNNNNNNNNNNNNNNNNNNNNNNNNNNNNNNNNNNNNNNNNNNNNNNNNNNNNTAGAGAGCCAAAGAGCCTCATCCGCCTGATCTACCATTGAGGACTTGGggtgcctgggggagaggggcggaggagTTGGACTGTCCTTTTTCTGGGACCTCCCCTCAGACCTGTTTTCCTTGGGTCACCCTACCAGGAGCATTTAGCTCCCAACAACATAGATCTGAGGATCATTGGAACACGCAAGTCCCTTCACCACAGTACGGGTGATGGTCCCTGAAGAGGCAGTAACATCACCAAGGTCACTGCCCTTTCTCTGCTGGTGGCTGTTACACTGTAGGGTCTCTGCTGCTGGGATTGTCCCTGGTGCTTTGTTTGTCCAGCACCGAGCACGTGGGACCCAGTAATAACAGGCGATGCTGGGACTCTAGCACAGCAATgaaatctctcccccctgcaGACACGAAGCCACCTGCAATACCCTGTTAATCTCCTAGGAATTGGTTATTGGTGCTCTGAGAACACCTAGAGGCTGAaaatgagatcagggccccccgtTGTGTCAGGTGCTGCCAGACCtcgaccaagatcagggcccctgttgtgccaggctctgcccagacgctgactgagatcagggccccgttgtgccaggcactgcacagaccccgaccaaGATCAGAGCCTCTGTTATGGCAGGCACTGgacaggagtcctgactctcccaCCACAAGACGTTGCCCTGGGTCAACCGGTCTCCCACGGTACAATAtgctctcccacagtattcttgccagcaagttaagaaagtatggattggatgaatggactataaggtggatagaaagctggctagattgtcgggctcaacaggtagtgatcaatggctcaatgtctacttttttaacttggaaaccagtatcaagcagagtgccccagtggtcggtcctggggctggttttgttcaacatctttattaatgatctggatgatgggatggattgcaccctcagcacaTTCGCCGATTacactaagctgtgggggagaggtagataagctggagggaagggatagggtccagagaaACTGGAGGGtctagacaaattggagcatttggccaaaataaatctgatgaggttcaacaaggacaagtgcagagtcctgcacttaggatggaagaatcccatgcacaggctggggaccgactggttaAGCAGCacatctgcagaaaaggacctggggattacagtggatgagaagctgtatatgagtcagcagtgtgcccttgttgccaagaagactaacggcctattgggctgtattagtagcaggattgccagcagatcgagggaagtgattattcccctctattcggcactggtgaggccacatctggagtattgcatccagttttcggccccccactacagaaaggatgtggacaaattggagagagtccagcaaagggcaacaaaagtgatcaggggtctggggcacatgacttatgaggagaggctgagggaattgggtttatttagtctgccgaagagaagagtggggggggatttaatagcagccttcaactacctgaaggggagttccaaagaggatggagctcggctgttctcagtggtggcagatgacagaacaaggagcactggtctcaagttgcagtgggagtggtctaggttggatattaggaaacgctatttcactaggagggtggtgaagcactggaatgggttccctagggaggtggtggaatctccatccatagaggtttttaaggcccagcttgacaaagccctggctgggatgatttagttggggttggtcctgctttgagcaaggggttggactagatgacctcctgaggtctcttccaaccctaattatctatgattctatgaaccaagcTAGTGGCATCTTCCCTTTTCCCAAAGATGTCAGAGCAGGATGCTTGTGCCCCAGCCATGCCAGGGGGTGAATGAGAACAGCAGAGAGATCAAACCCAGCGGCCGATGAGGAAATAGCTCCCGGCTCCGCAGAGAGACACAAACCAGCTGGAGTCTTTTTGTTCCGTATTTGTGCGGCGCTGAGCACAATGGGCCACTTGTCTAGCCCTGGGCATCCtagccctgctcccaccccaaacacacGCAACACCAGATTGAAACAGCAGTAAAACCTTTTATTGCAGCCAAAGCAGGAGATTTCCCTCTGAACCAAACCCCAGTAGGAATattgaggagaaggaggagggtaaACCTCAGTACTGACATAAAACGtgttatcaatttttttttatcatgttACCTCATTACAAACTTGCCTGTGTCTCCACTGAACAAAAGAGACACAATTATTTTTATGCAGGATGTTTGGAGAATGTAATAACTGACATGCCTATATTTTTAATTGCTCATGTGAATTAAAGAAATTCAAGGAGGATTTTACTTTCTGCCTGTTACATTCATGGCATACACAGAgtgaagttagataaaaacatactATACTCTTGCTAGAAAGAAGCAATTGTATTTCTTATAATCCAGAACTTTAACCCACAAGAatccaaaaaacagagagagagaaaacaggctgctccctaaggcacaATTCACCCAACTTACTCcaggcaggctctctgcagactgatGGTGCTGAAGACCCAGATCGAATGCTCCCCTCCAGAGCCCCCTAGCCTGTCAGCAGGATCGGGGAACCCCTTGCACTTGAAGTGATAGTTTTCTAAGGAAAACTGCATGTCTCTGATGGCCATAAAACCATCTTTATGACACTCAAGTGTGTTTACACAGGCTCTAAAACATAATTTACATAACTTGCATCTTCCGTTATCTCTCTAGACTCTCTTCCTTTGTGCTATGTTTTGAAAAGGTAAATAAGCATTGTTTATTATGAGCAATAATTAATTGAAGTGTTTAGTTGCAAGTCGTAAATACACTGGGAATGGCAGGTGTTAAAGCCAGTAGGGTCAAAAGACAAACAAACCACTTGGATCTTATCTAAGACCAGGACAGCAGTCTAGTAGAGGGAAGAGATTATCTGGAGAACAAAGCAAGGAGGATGTTTGTGGTTTAAAGAGAGTCCTGACTTGAAAGGAATGTCTAAGTGCTCTGTATTCAGGATCAAAGAGCCTGACACTGAAGATCCTTATTGGAAGCCATAATAAGTGGGAATTTCTCCCTTCTCTCTATAGCAATAAACCTCCATTTAAACCCTGACCAATGTCTTACTGAAAGTAAAACCTTCTATAAGCTCTCTCAAAGGCTGTATCCCTGCAATTTGAAGAAAGACGCTGCTGCTTGGACAATGTTTTGCAGAGCATATGGGTGATTTCTGCCTAACTCCTGTTTCCTCCCAATGGTGCAAGCTTTGATTGCTACATATATGCCTGAAGATGGCTCTAGCTTCTTGGGAGATGCCTGTTTGCAAATACTTTACCTAAGTGCAAAGCTTCTGATATCAGGGCTATGGAAATGGTGAGATGCTTTATGTGCCATGGAACCCAATGACCTTACTGGCCTGTGGTCTAATCAAGAAGCCATTGGAGTGCAGATTATTTATCGTATTTGGGAAATCCACACTTAAAACAGTACAGCGTCTGGGCAAAGTTAATCAACTGGCAGGGTTACGGTTacggttagggttagggttagatacagtgatgagctgccaaaatcttaggttccctactgggtcttcggcggcatggctctggcggctgaaggacccaccaccgaagacccggtagggaaccgcccagtgagtacaccccccacccacgtcctgccccccctcagaaaccacaacccataaccccccctgccctgctccttgtcccctgaccactccttcccaagacccccaaccctaactcccccccaggaccccaccccctgccaaacttgccccgctccctgtcccctgactgccccgactccatccaccaccatcccaacagaccccaggatctcccacgcggcgcctacccaaccccccttccccatcccctgtctgcccccccagaacctctgcccgatccaacccctcctcccccgccccagtcccggacctggccctggcctcttacccctgccggggtcaGGGCCAGTGTCGGAGCCGCGCCGTGCGGCCGGAGTTGGGGccgggcagtggctggagcagggccaggTGGCGCCTGGAGTCCTCATcgcgccccaccctgccccagctcacctgcaggaagcttccccctggcttctcctcccaccacgccgcccggccggacccgggcAGGAGCCGTGCCGCCCGACCCCAGAGTCTCACTACGACCTCACCGAGCAGCGCGgcgcgctgcctggagccctcctcccgctggcacccccggccccagctcacctggtggaagcgctgcttgcttctcagccctcccagcttCCCACGCAAACAGCTGATTtgggggaagctggggagggggaggagaagccggaggagcttcagcagaggaggcggagtgaggtgagctggggctggggggaagggtagggagctgctagagctttagttaaatttaaaagcccttttggaactagttgtccctccaggaacaaccggttctaaagggggcttctaaatttaacaaccggttcgcgcgatccggtgcgaatcggctgcagctcaccactggttagATACGCCTCAAGTATTGGACGGGCAACCCGTTGCGGCAGACCAGGCGGATACGGGCCGTGGTGGAGCTGCCCCGGTAGAGGCACAGGCCCTTGGGCTGGCGGGTGCAGACAGTCAGCTGGAAGGTGCCCAGGCTGTCGCGGGTGTCTTGCCCATGGCTTGTCCCCGAGCTGCAGACGGCTCTGAGCTGGGCTTTGCTGGCGTGGACGAAGGTGTTCTTGCCCTGGCAGCGGATGCTCCGCCTCCCCATCATGGTGGTGCAGTACTGCTGGTCGTTCTCAGCCCATGACTTGGGGACGTCGAGATGCCGCTTCAGGAATTTATCGTACTGGGCGTCGGCTGTTGAGAGTGCCAggcaggaggctgccaggcagagcaggggcagaagAGCTGGGCGTGGTGCCTTCATGGCCATGGCAGGGCCGACCCTGGGTTTGTCTGCAGCGGGGAGAACAGGGCCTGCGGAGCGGAGACACCAAGGGGAGCTGCTTCTAGTGTGGAGCATCCTGTCACCAAATCCCCTCCCCGATCCCAAAGCTCCGCCCCCTCCTAGAGTCCTCCCAGTCTGCCTCCTCCCATTatcccccccactctgcccccacagGTCTGCCCCCTCCCATGGTCCCTCCCACTCTGTCCCCAAATCTTTGCCCCCTCACATTGTACCCccactctgtcccctccccttatctctccactctgcctccaaACTTGCGCCCCCTCTCATGGtcctcccactctgcccccaagtccccaccccctctcATTATCCCTCCACTCTGCCTGCTCCCATGgccccccccactctgccccaagagccctgcccctcccatcccacccccaaagagcccctgctctaaccactagactcccctcccctcccagagctggggaaaaaattcatgagtcctggttcccagccccctcctctaaccgctagaccccacttccctccccgagctgggctAGAGCCCAGGAGCAGAACTTGATGAATAATGAGTGTTGGGGCCATTACACACACCTCGATATGTGTCTTTGgttgggggcagtgggagaaCACAATATTTTGAAACTTTAAATCAGGTGAAAACAAGTCATGTCAGGTGGAAACCAAACCTGCCGCTGCGCCCCAATGGGACAGGTTTCCCTTCCATGTCGGCACTTGGATTAAAACGGAGGAGGATGAGATTTCCTGAAGGGCTGGAGTCGGGCTCCCCTTTAACCTGTCGCCCAGTGTGctgggttcaagtcccccctctgcctgccGAGGAGCAGGAGTTGAATTGGGGCTGTGGGATGCTGccctggggtctctctcctgctcA
This window encodes:
- the LOC123348780 gene encoding ribonuclease-like, producing MAMKAPRPALLPLLCLAASCLALSTADAQYDKFLKRHLDVPKSWAENDQQYCTTMMGRRSIRCQGKNTFVHASKAQLRAVCSSGTSHGQDTRDSLGTFQLTVCTRQPKGLCLYRGSSTTARIRLVCRNGLPVQYLRRI